One Nicotiana sylvestris chromosome 12, ASM39365v2, whole genome shotgun sequence genomic window carries:
- the LOC138882696 gene encoding uncharacterized protein, producing MVEVDEGSSKAYAQFVGPNMKLSNWEATTLPTRKEFCSFYAGCNDMTCMRNFQPTFEEISKEIKKFEEKPKPNLNETETINLGDRENVRETKISVHLEPQVKEEIIKTLFEYKDVFAWSYNDMSGLSTNLVVHKLSTDPKFPPVKQKLRKFKTDMVPKKDGKTRVCVDYRDLNKASPKDDFPLLNIHILIDNCAKHEIGFVADCYAGYLQILIDEEDAEKTVFITPWGTYCYRVMPFGLNNAGATYMRTMTTIFHDMIHKEIGVYIDDVIIKSKKQSNHVKYLRKFFQRLRMYNLKINPAKCAFGVPSRKLLGFVVSRRGIELDSSKIKAIQELPPPKNKTKVMRLLGMLNYIRRFAKWQILLTEFDIIYVTRTAMKTQALADHLAENLVDEEYEPLKTYFPDEEVMYVDEVDHDENLGWKLFFDGAANMKSAEIRDVLISEIGQHYPITAQLRFYCIDNMAEYKACILVLRLMSNKAYVDPVHIQVGDQHAYCNMVEEEIDGEPWFHDIKEYIKSGVYPVHATGDQKRTIRCLASGFFLSGGIFYKRTPDLGLLRCIDAKEASTIMAELHSGVCGPHMHGYVLAKKIL from the exons ATGGTAGAAGTTGATGAAGGTTCTAGTAAAGCATATGCGCAGTTCGTTGGGCCAAATATGAAgcttagcaattgggaagctactactctccccaccaggaaggagttttg ttctttttatgctggttgcaatgacatgacatgcatgaggaattttcagccaa CATttgaggaaatcagtaaagagattaaaaaatttgaagaaaaaccaaagcctaatttgaatgaaactgaAACAATCAATTTAGGAGACCGGGAAAAtgttagggaaaccaagataagtgtgcaCCTGGAACCACAAGTtaaggaagaaataatcaaaacattgtttgagtacaaagatgtctttgcatggtcGTATAACGATATGTCAGGCTTGAGCACTAATTTGGTAGTTCATAAATTGTCAACTGATCCAaaattccctcctgtcaagcaaaagttaagaaagttcaagactgacatgg taccaaagaaagatggtaagaccagagtatgtgttgattaccgtgatcttaacaaagcgagcccaaaggatgattttccattgctgaacattcacattctgatcgataattgtgccaagcatgaaattGGGTTTGTTGCGGATTGCTACGCGGGATATCTCCAGATCTTgatagatgaggaagatgcagaaaagacagtgttcatcacaccatggggaacatattgctaccgggtaatgccatttggtttgaataatgctggggcaacttacatgaggacGATGACTACCatatttcacgacatgatacacaaggagattgggGTTTatatagatgatgtgatcataaagtcaaagaagcagtCGAACCATGTTAAGTatttaaggaagtttttccaaaggctccgcatGTATAACCTCAAGATCAATccagcaaaatgtgcatttggtgtcccgTCTAGGAAACTGCTGGGATTCGTGGTCAGTCGACGCGGTATTGAGTTGGATTcatcgaagatcaaagccattcaagagctACCACCGCCCAAGAACAAAACAAAGGTGATGAGACTGCTTGGAAtgttgaattatatca gaaggtttgcaaagtggcagattttactcacagagtttgacatcatctatgtgactcggaccgcgatgaaaaCCCAAGCTTTGGCCGACCACTTGGCCGAGAACctggtggatgaagaatatgagccactaaaaacttattttcccgatgaagaagtcatGTATGTTGACGAGGTTGACCATGATGAAAATctaggttggaaactcttctttgatggagctgctaacatgaaaagTGCTGAAATAAGGGatgtactcatttctgaaatagggcaacaTTACCCTATAACAGCccaacttcgattttattgcatcgataacatggctgagtataaAGCATGCATTCTAGTTTTGAG GCTTATGTCAAACAAGGCTTATGTCGATCCCGTGCATATCCAAGTtggtgatcaacatgcttactgtaatatggttgaagaggaaattgatggtgaaccttggttccatgatatcaaggaatacatcaagtcaggggtatatccagtacatgccacaggtgatcaaaagagaaccattcgaTGTTTGGCTAGTGGTTTTTTCTTAAGTGGGGGAATCTTCTATAAGAGGACTCCAGATCTAGGACTACTaaggtgcatagatgctaaagaaGCTTCGACTATCATGGCCGAattacattcaggagtttgcgggccacatatgcatgggtatgtcttagcaaagaagatactttga